The following coding sequences lie in one Musa acuminata AAA Group cultivar baxijiao chromosome BXJ1-8, Cavendish_Baxijiao_AAA, whole genome shotgun sequence genomic window:
- the LOC103995201 gene encoding uncharacterized protein LOC103995201 isoform X2, whose amino-acid sequence MMNKETRVLGMLILVLILLGGCSSASASSPAKIVGVAVSNAASNAASSLLKRLWSLKSTTKTAVSGHRPLMKFESGYTVETVFDGSKLGIEPHSVEVTQSGELLLLDSVNSNLYRISLPLSRYSRPKLIAGSPEGYVGHVDGRPREARMNHPKGFTVDGRGNIYVADTMNMAIRKISDTGATTTIAGGKGSRGGHADGPSEDAKFSMDFEVVYIASSCSLLVVDRGNSAIREIHLNFDDCAHQYETGLPLGIAVLLAAGFFGYMLALLQRRVGVMVSTKTESVTPTKASMPPHQIPVKPSIRPPLIPARDEAENTDEGLFSSIGKLLSGTWSSTAAIFGAVFPVFRKKPKAVQYQQQQRVNAWPVPESFVIPDDEIPPPLETRAPTPHKTYAFMSKEPEKIHHIRHAPPYFSGWGTEAQQQQQQQVHQRQHLRQHRQYSSGPQTYYEQSCETTNEIVFGAVQESDSKRRSVEIKALNYGDPIYEQYGMRNRSSYSGYGNY is encoded by the exons ATGATGAACAAGGAGACGAGAGTGTTGGGAATGCTCATTCTTGTACTGATCTTGCTGGGTGGGTGCAGCTCTGCTTCAGCCTCTTCACCTGCAA AGATTGTTGGTGTGGCCGTCTCCAATGCTGCCTCTAATGCTGCCTCCTCTCTGCTGAAGAGGTTGTGGTCTCTGAAATCTACCACAAAGACTG CCGTCTCCGGCCACCGCCCACTGATGAAATTTGAGAGCGGGTACACTGTCGAGACGGTGTTCGACGGAAGTAAGCTCGGGATCGAGCCCCACTCGGTTGAGGTGACGCAGAGTGGGGAGCTGCTGCTTCTGGATTCGGTCAACAGTAATTTGTACCGGATCTCGTTGCCATTGTCTAGAT ATAGCAGACCTAAGCTTATTGCTGGTTCTCCAGAAGGGTATGTTGGTCATgtagatggaaggccacgtgaagCGAGAATGAACCATCCGAAGGGCTTTACAGTCGACGGAAGGGGTAATATATATGTCGCAGACACAATGAACATGGCCATCAGGAAAATTAGTGACACAG GGGCGACGACGACGATTGCTGGGGGAAAGGGGAGTAGAGGAGGGCATGCAGATGGGCCAAGTGAAGATGCAAAGTTttcgatggattttgaagtagttTACATTGCTAGTAGCTGCTCTCTTCTAGTTGTAGACAGGGGAAACTCTGCAATCAGGGAGATCCATCTTAACTTTGATGATTGTGCACACCAATATGAAACTGGTCTCCCTCTTG GAATAGCAGTGCTACTTGCTGCTGGTTTCTTTGGTTACATGCTGGCTTTACTCCAAAGGAGGGTGGGAGTAATGGTCTCAACCAAAACT GAATCTGTAACCCCTACAAAAGCAAGCATGCCTCCACATCAGATACCAGTTAAACCATCTATAAGACCCCCACTTATCCCTGCCAGAGATGAAGCAGAGAACACAGATGAAGGACTCTTCAGCTCAATTGGCAAGCTTTTATCAGGAACATGGTCATCAACAGCAGCAATCTTTGGTGCAGTGTTCCCAGTCTTCAGAAAGAAGCCAAAAGCTGTACAATATCAGCAGCAGCAGAGAGTGAATGCTTGGCCTGTGCCAGAGAGCTTTGTCATCCCCGATGATGAGATACCGCCACCACTGGAGACGAGAGCTCCCACACCTCACAAGACTTACGCATTCATGTCAAAGGAGCCAGAAAAGATCCACCACATCAGACATGCACCACCTTATTTTTCCGGGTGGGGCACAGaagcacagcagcagcagcaacaacaggtACATCAACGGCAGCACCTTCGACAGCACAGGCAGTACTCGTCGGGCCCTCAGACTTACTACGAGCAGAGCTGTGAAACAACCAATGAGATCGTGTTTGGAGCAGTTCAGGAGTCGGATAGCAAGCGGAGGTCAGTGGAGATCAAAGCTTTGAATTATGGGGATCCAATCTACGAGCAGTATGGCATGCGCAACCGAAGTAGTTACAGTGGTTATGGCAACTACTAG
- the LOC135586332 gene encoding E3 ubiquitin-protein ligase ATL23-like has translation MNNKLAAIGLVFGGIGVFLLIQICMSWRATRRGFLGFSSLSTPADASEGLSLQVLEKLPCYAFEAVEENIHCTADCPVCLENFEVGDSCKLLPSCSHSFHAQCLDTWLLQRPSCPVCRTSVDGQRGRKATQDGGARIDMGQITAFRLSDISSLRSVSLSYALVLYDPKMDSLE, from the exons ATGAACAACAAGCTTGCAGCCATTGGCCTAGTATTTGGTGGCATTGGAGTGTTCTTGCTCATTCAAATCTGTATGTCTTGGAGAGCAACCAGAAGAGGTTTCTTGGGTTTCAGCAGCTTGTCTACACCTGCTGATGCATCGGAGGGCTTATCCCTGCAAGTCCTGGAGAAGCTCCCTTGTTATGCTTTTGAAGCAGTAGAAGAGAACATCCATTGCACAGCTGACTGTCCTGTGTGCCTGGAGAACTTTGAGGTGGGTGATTCCTGCAAGTTGCTTCCATCATGTAGTCATAGTTTCCATGCACAGTGTTTGGATACCTGGCTGCTGCAGAGGCCAAGCTGCCCGGTATGCCGGACCTCTGTGGATGGCCAGAGAGGAAGAAAGGCCACCCAGGATGGTGGAGCCAGGATTGACATGGGGCAG ATAACTGCATTTAGATTATCTGACATCTCCAGTCTTAGGAGTGTATCTCTCTCATATGCTCTTGTGCTCTATGATCCAAAGATGGACTCATTGGAATAG
- the LOC103995203 gene encoding caffeoyl-CoA O-methyltransferase-like — MATPSESHVALDRRVKDHANKTLLQSNALYQYILETSVYPREHEAMKELRHITAKHPWNGMAVAADEAQFLNMMLKLMNAKRTLEIGVFTGYSLLATALALPEDGQILAIDPNRKNYELGLPVIEKAGVAHKIDFRESQALPVLDELMQEEKYRGWFDFVFVDADKENYMNYHKRVVELVRVGGVIGYDNTLWSGTVAVEPEYPVLDYVMEMKDKFLELNRHLAADPRIEICQLSISDGLTLCRRIS; from the exons ATGGCGACGCCATCTGAGTCCCATGTCGCATTGGATAGACGGGTTAAGGATCACGCCAATAAGACTCTGTTGCAGAGCAATGCCCTTTACCAG TATATACTGGAGACCAGCGTGTACCCTCGTGAGCACGAGGCCATGAAGGAGCTCCGCCACATTACGGCCAAACACCCCTG GAATGGCATGGCAGTAGCTGCAGATGAGGCGCAGTTCCTGAACATGATGCTGAAGCTGATGAACGCCAAGAGAACATTAGAGATCGGCGTGTTCACCGGCTACTCCCTGCTCGCCACCGCTCTCGCCCTACCTGAGGATGGCCAG ATATTGGCCATCGATCCGAATCGGAAGAACTATGAACTGGGACTCCCCGTGATCGAGAAGGCAGGGGTGGCTCACAAGATCGACTTCCGTGAGAGCCAGGCTCTACCCGTCCTGGATGAACTGATGCAGGAG GAGAAGTACAGGGGATGGTTCGACTTTGTGTTTGTGGATGCAGACAAGGAGAACTATATGAACTACCACAAGAGGGTGGTGGAGCTGGTGAGGGTGGGCGGCGTCATCGGCTACGACAACACACTGTGGAGCGGCACCGTGGCGGTGGAGCCGGAGTACCCTGTTTTAGATTACGTCATGGAGATGAAGGACAAGTTCCTGGAGCTGAACCGGCACCTCGCCGCCGACCCACGCATCGAGATCTGCCAGCTCTCCATCTCCGACGGCCTCACGCTCTGCCGCCGTATTAGCTGA
- the LOC135588126 gene encoding probable alpha,alpha-trehalose-phosphate synthase [UDP-forming] 9 — MLSKSCANLLELGSDNTMDFSTSVKSLPRVMTNPGIINDLDEGTSTNEDSCSSKLSSQDRKIIVADFLPLNSMKDQATGQWCFTWDQDSLLLQLKDGFSSDTEVIYVGCLDADIDISEQEEVSQKLMEEYKCMPTFLSPELFQMYYHGFCKQQLWPLFHYMLPICLHKGDLFDRSLFQAYISANKKFAEKVMEVINSDDDYVWIHDYYLMLLPTFLRKRLNQVKIGFFLHSPFPSSEIYRTLPVREEILKSLLNADLIGFQTYDYARHFLSCCSRMLGLHYESKRGYIGLEYYGRTVSIKILSVGIHMGRLQSVLNHPATASKVQEIEKNFKGKKLLLGVDDMDLFKGISLKLLAFELLLERHPTLREKIILVQIVNPTRSMGKDVKEAIEDTLLIAERINNSYGTPSYEPVVLIDKPIPFHEKIAFYVAAECCIVNAVRDGMNLVPYEYVVCRQGTEEMDKSRGFHVGSTHTSTLIVSEFVGCSPSLSGAFRVNPWSIEDVSDALYRSINSGETERQMRHEKHYRYVSTHDVAHWARSFSQDLKRACKDHYSWRCWALGFGLNFRVLYLSPNFRKLMLNHLFSSYKNTHRRAIFLDYDGTIMPEASVTKTPRQETLSILDSLSTDPNNTVFIVSGRGRASLGEWFTSCESLGIAAEHGYFIRWRKDAAWESSSLLVDLDWMKIAEPVMQLYTETTDGSYIELKESAIVWHYQYADHDYGSCQATELLDHLESVLTNEPVVVKRGQHIVEVKPQGIGKGLVVENLIGTLNKCGKPLDFVLCIGDDRSDEDMFESINSIASSNLFPLVPEVFACTVGQKPSMAKYYVEDTDEVIRLLQGIASVSNQEHRVTYNQVPIERSS; from the exons ATGTTGTCAAAATCATGTGCCAATCTTTTAGAATTGGGATCTGACAATACAATGGACTTCAGTACTTCTGTTAAATCACTTCCCAGAGTGATGACAAACCCAGGAATAATAAATGACTTAGATGAAGGAACCAGCACTAATGAAGATTCATGTTCTTCTAAATTATCATCTCAGGATCGCAAAATAATAGTAGCAGACTTTCTTCCGCTAAACTCTATGAAGGATCAAGCAACTGGACAATGGTGCTTCACATGGGATCAGGACTCACTTCTGCTACAACTGAAAGATGGATTTTCTTCTGATACTGAAGTCATATACGTAGGATGTCTGGATGCTGATATAGATATtagtgagcaagaagaagtttctCAAAAGCTTATGGAAGAATACAAATGCATGCCAACATTCCTCTCACCTGAACTCTTTCAGATGTACTACCATGGGTTCTGCAAGCAGCAATTATGGCCTCTTTTCCATTATATGCTTCCTATCTGCCTTCATAAGGGTGATCTCTTTGACCGATCTCTTTTTCAAGCCTACATTTCAGCAAATAAAAAATTTGCAGAGAAGGTTATGGAGGTAATTAATTCAGATGATGACTATGTGTGGATCCATGATTATTATCTGATGCTTCTTCCAACATTCTTAAGAAAACGACTGAATCAAGTCAAGATTGGTTTCTTTCTCCACAGCCCATTTCCCTCATCAGAAATATACCGGACATTACCGGTCAGAGAGGAAATACTCAAATCATTGCTTAATGCTGATTTAATTGGCTTCCAGACATATGATTATGCACGTCACTTCTTGTCTTGTTGTAGTAGGATGTTAGGACTGCATTATGAATCCAAACGTGGTTATATTGGACTTGAATATTATGGTCGCACAGTGAGCATCAAGATTCTCTCTGTTGGTATACATATGGGCCGGCTTCAATCGGTACTGAATCATCCTGCTACAGCTTCAAAAGTTCAAGAAATTGAGAAAAATTTCAAGGGGAAGAAATTGCTACTTGGTGTGGATGACATGGATTTATTTAAAGGCATTAgcttaaaattgctagcttttgaGCTTTTGTTGGAAAGACATCCAACTCTAAGAGAAAAAATTATCCTTGTGCAGATTGTAAATCCCACAAGAAGCATGGGAAAAGACGTGAAGGAAGCAATAGAAGACACACTGTTAATAGCTGAAAGGATTAATAATTCCTATGGTACTCCAAGCTATGAGCCGGTGGTGCTTATTGACAAGCCTATACCTTTTCATGAAAAAATTGCTTTCTATGTGGCAGCAGAATGTTGCATTGTAAATGCTGTTAGGGATGGCATGAACTTGGTTCCCTATGAGTACGTAGTTTGCAGGCAGGGAACTGAGGAGATGGACAAATCTAGGGGTTTTCACGTTGGCTCTACACACACAAGCACACTTATTGTATCTGAGTTTGTTGGTTGCTCTCCATCACTTAGTGGAGCCTTTAGGGTCAATCCTTGGAGCATTGAGGATGTGTCTGATGCTCTATATCGATCAATTAATTCAGGAGAGACGGAGAGACAAATGCGACATGAAAAACATTATCGTTATGTCAGCACCCATGATGTAGCTCACTGGGCTCGCAGCTTTTCTCAGGATTTGAAGAGAGCATGCAAAGACCATTACAGTTGGAGGTGCTGGGCTCTTGGATTTGGCCTAAATTTCCGTGTCCTATACCTTTCACCCAATTTTAGGAAATTAATGTTAAATCATCTTTTTTCTTCCTACAAGAATACTCATAGAAGGGCTATATTTCTGGACTATGATGGCACCATTATGCCTGAAGCATCTGTTACCAAGACCCCAAGACAAGAAACATTATCTATCCTGGATAGCCTGTCCACCGATCCAAATAACACGGTGTTCATTGTCAGTGGAAGAGGCAGGGCATCTCTTGGTGAGTGGTTTACCTCATGTGAAAGCCTGGGAATTGCTGCTGAACATGGCTATTTCATTAG GTGGAGAAAGGATGCTGCGTGGGAGTCCAGTTCGCTTCTTGTTGACTTAGACTGGATGAAGATAGCAGAACCAGTTATGCAGTTATATACTGAGACCACAGATGGTTCATACATAGAACTAAAGGAGAGTGCAATTGTATGGCATTATCAGTATGCAGATCACGACTATGGTTCCTGCCAAGCGACAGAATTGCTGGATCATCTTGAGAGTGTTCTGACCAATGAACCAGTGGTGGTCAAGAGGGGTCAGCATATTGTGGAAGTAAAGCCTCAG GGAATTGGTAAGGGGCTGGTTGTGGAGAATCTTATTGGGACTCTGAACAAGTGTGGGAAGCCACTAGACTTTGTGTTGTGCATCGGGGATGATCGATCTGATGAAGACATGTTTGAAAGTATCAACAGTATAGCTTCAAGTAATCTATTTCCTTTGGTCCCCGAAGTCTTTGCATGTACAGTTGGTCAAAAGCCAAGCATGGCCAAATATTATGTTGAGGATACCGATGAAGTCATAAGGCTATTACAAGGAATTGCTTCAGTTTCAAATCAAGAGCATAGGGTTACATACAATCAGGTTCCCATAGAAAGGTCAAGTTGA
- the LOC103995201 gene encoding uncharacterized protein LOC103995201 isoform X3 — protein MMNKETRVLGMLILVLILLEIVGVAVSNAASNAASSLLKRLWSLKSTTKTAVSGHRPLMKFESGYTVETVFDGSKLGIEPHSVEVTQSGELLLLDSVNSNLYRISLPLSRYSRPKLIAGSPEGYVGHVDGRPREARMNHPKGFTVDGRGNIYVADTMNMAIRKISDTGATTTIAGGKGSRGGHADGPSEDAKFSMDFEVVYIASSCSLLVVDRGNSAIREIHLNFDDCAHQYETGLPLGIAVLLAAGFFGYMLALLQRRVGVMVSTKTESVTPTKASMPPHQIPVKPSIRPPLIPARDEAENTDEGLFSSIGKLLSGTWSSTAAIFGAVFPVFRKKPKAVQYQQQQRVNAWPVPESFVIPDDEIPPPLETRAPTPHKTYAFMSKEPEKIHHIRHAPPYFSGWGTEAQQQQQQQVHQRQHLRQHRQYSSGPQTYYEQSCETTNEIVFGAVQESDSKRRSVEIKALNYGDPIYEQYGMRNRSSYSGYGNY, from the exons ATGATGAACAAGGAGACGAGAGTGTTGGGAATGCTCATTCTTGTACTGATCTTGCTGG AGATTGTTGGTGTGGCCGTCTCCAATGCTGCCTCTAATGCTGCCTCCTCTCTGCTGAAGAGGTTGTGGTCTCTGAAATCTACCACAAAGACTG CCGTCTCCGGCCACCGCCCACTGATGAAATTTGAGAGCGGGTACACTGTCGAGACGGTGTTCGACGGAAGTAAGCTCGGGATCGAGCCCCACTCGGTTGAGGTGACGCAGAGTGGGGAGCTGCTGCTTCTGGATTCGGTCAACAGTAATTTGTACCGGATCTCGTTGCCATTGTCTAGAT ATAGCAGACCTAAGCTTATTGCTGGTTCTCCAGAAGGGTATGTTGGTCATgtagatggaaggccacgtgaagCGAGAATGAACCATCCGAAGGGCTTTACAGTCGACGGAAGGGGTAATATATATGTCGCAGACACAATGAACATGGCCATCAGGAAAATTAGTGACACAG GGGCGACGACGACGATTGCTGGGGGAAAGGGGAGTAGAGGAGGGCATGCAGATGGGCCAAGTGAAGATGCAAAGTTttcgatggattttgaagtagttTACATTGCTAGTAGCTGCTCTCTTCTAGTTGTAGACAGGGGAAACTCTGCAATCAGGGAGATCCATCTTAACTTTGATGATTGTGCACACCAATATGAAACTGGTCTCCCTCTTG GAATAGCAGTGCTACTTGCTGCTGGTTTCTTTGGTTACATGCTGGCTTTACTCCAAAGGAGGGTGGGAGTAATGGTCTCAACCAAAACT GAATCTGTAACCCCTACAAAAGCAAGCATGCCTCCACATCAGATACCAGTTAAACCATCTATAAGACCCCCACTTATCCCTGCCAGAGATGAAGCAGAGAACACAGATGAAGGACTCTTCAGCTCAATTGGCAAGCTTTTATCAGGAACATGGTCATCAACAGCAGCAATCTTTGGTGCAGTGTTCCCAGTCTTCAGAAAGAAGCCAAAAGCTGTACAATATCAGCAGCAGCAGAGAGTGAATGCTTGGCCTGTGCCAGAGAGCTTTGTCATCCCCGATGATGAGATACCGCCACCACTGGAGACGAGAGCTCCCACACCTCACAAGACTTACGCATTCATGTCAAAGGAGCCAGAAAAGATCCACCACATCAGACATGCACCACCTTATTTTTCCGGGTGGGGCACAGaagcacagcagcagcagcaacaacaggtACATCAACGGCAGCACCTTCGACAGCACAGGCAGTACTCGTCGGGCCCTCAGACTTACTACGAGCAGAGCTGTGAAACAACCAATGAGATCGTGTTTGGAGCAGTTCAGGAGTCGGATAGCAAGCGGAGGTCAGTGGAGATCAAAGCTTTGAATTATGGGGATCCAATCTACGAGCAGTATGGCATGCGCAACCGAAGTAGTTACAGTGGTTATGGCAACTACTAG
- the LOC135680368 gene encoding putative serine/threonine-protein kinase: MNLYVETAGIWILIGSLLGVVILILITSWHLLKGRRHQSDDTPVKDEAPKALAFKDFGCRKMSVKEIYAATNNLSALNFIGQGIAGKVYKGVLPDGCHVAIKHIKDGYAETFMREVTSLSHIRHPNLVALHGYCEEEDECFLVYELCTNGNLSEWLFGKDKTLSWTQRLEIAIGSACGLWFLHTYPEGCIVHRDVKPTNILLGADLEAKLSDFGLSKVVDVGESHVSSEVRGTFGYVDPEYRQNHRVNAAGDVYSFGIVLLQLLSGKRVVNLNVMRRPTSSSRMPKILTRGEELSDFADPRLRGEYSVEAFELSLKLALSCVAHKQQRPSMEQVVASLETALQISTTTESYSLSIY, from the exons ATGAACTTATATGTGGAAACAGCAGGCATATGGATTCTTATAGGTTCCTTACTTGGGGTTGTGATTCTAATACTAATCACATCATGGCATTTGCTAAAAGGAAGAAGACATCAATCTGATGATACCCCTGTGAAAGATGAGG CTCCCAAGGCATTAGCATTCAAAGATTTTGGCTGTAGAAAGATGTCAGTCAAGGAGATCTATGCTGCCACAAATAACTTGAGTGCTCTAAATTTTATCGGTCAGGGTATAGCCG GAAAGGTGTACAAAGGTGTGCTTCCAGATGGATGTCATGTTGCCATCAAGCATATCAAGGATGGCTATGCAGAGACATTTATGAGAGAGGTCACCAGCCTGTCTCATATCAGGCATCCAAACCTTGTTGCTTTGCACGGCTATTGCGAAGAAGAAGACGAGTGCTTCCTCGTGTATGAGCTGTGCACAAATGGAAATCTGTCGGAGTGGCTCTTCG GAAAGGATAAAACCCTGTCATGGACTCAGAGGCTGGAGATCGCGATTGGCAGTGCTTGTGGCCTTTGGTTTCTGCACACATATCCTGAAGGCTGCATCGTTCATCGTGACGTGAAG CCGACGAACATACTCCTTGGTGCTGACTTGGAAGCAAAGCTATCAGATTTCGGTCTCTCCAAAGTAGTAGATGTTGGTGAGTCACACGTGAGCTCGGAGGTGAGAGGAACCTTCGGCTACGTCGACCCAGAATACCGTCAGAACCACCGAGTCAACGCCGCAGGAGATGTGTACAGCTTCGGCATCGTCCTCCTGCAACTCCTCTCAGGGAAAAGAGTCGTCAACCTGAACGTAATGAGAAGGCCGACGTCGTCGAGTAGAATG CCCAAGATTCTAACACGAGGTGAAGAGCTATCCGACTTCGCTGATCCGCGACTGAGAGGAGAGTACTCCGTCGAAGCTTTTGAGCTCAGCCTCAAGCTGGCTCTCTCCTGCGTCGCGCACAAGCAGCAGCGTCCGTCCATGGAACAGGTCGTCGCGAGCTTAGAGACGGCACTGCAAATCTCCACCACCACCGAGTCATACAGTCTCAGTATCTACTGA
- the LOC103995201 gene encoding uncharacterized protein LOC103995201 isoform X1 → MMNKETRVLGMLILVLILLGGCSSASASSPAIEIVGVAVSNAASNAASSLLKRLWSLKSTTKTAVSGHRPLMKFESGYTVETVFDGSKLGIEPHSVEVTQSGELLLLDSVNSNLYRISLPLSRYSRPKLIAGSPEGYVGHVDGRPREARMNHPKGFTVDGRGNIYVADTMNMAIRKISDTGATTTIAGGKGSRGGHADGPSEDAKFSMDFEVVYIASSCSLLVVDRGNSAIREIHLNFDDCAHQYETGLPLGIAVLLAAGFFGYMLALLQRRVGVMVSTKTESVTPTKASMPPHQIPVKPSIRPPLIPARDEAENTDEGLFSSIGKLLSGTWSSTAAIFGAVFPVFRKKPKAVQYQQQQRVNAWPVPESFVIPDDEIPPPLETRAPTPHKTYAFMSKEPEKIHHIRHAPPYFSGWGTEAQQQQQQQVHQRQHLRQHRQYSSGPQTYYEQSCETTNEIVFGAVQESDSKRRSVEIKALNYGDPIYEQYGMRNRSSYSGYGNY, encoded by the exons ATGATGAACAAGGAGACGAGAGTGTTGGGAATGCTCATTCTTGTACTGATCTTGCTGGGTGGGTGCAGCTCTGCTTCAGCCTCTTCACCTGCAA TAGAGATTGTTGGTGTGGCCGTCTCCAATGCTGCCTCTAATGCTGCCTCCTCTCTGCTGAAGAGGTTGTGGTCTCTGAAATCTACCACAAAGACTG CCGTCTCCGGCCACCGCCCACTGATGAAATTTGAGAGCGGGTACACTGTCGAGACGGTGTTCGACGGAAGTAAGCTCGGGATCGAGCCCCACTCGGTTGAGGTGACGCAGAGTGGGGAGCTGCTGCTTCTGGATTCGGTCAACAGTAATTTGTACCGGATCTCGTTGCCATTGTCTAGAT ATAGCAGACCTAAGCTTATTGCTGGTTCTCCAGAAGGGTATGTTGGTCATgtagatggaaggccacgtgaagCGAGAATGAACCATCCGAAGGGCTTTACAGTCGACGGAAGGGGTAATATATATGTCGCAGACACAATGAACATGGCCATCAGGAAAATTAGTGACACAG GGGCGACGACGACGATTGCTGGGGGAAAGGGGAGTAGAGGAGGGCATGCAGATGGGCCAAGTGAAGATGCAAAGTTttcgatggattttgaagtagttTACATTGCTAGTAGCTGCTCTCTTCTAGTTGTAGACAGGGGAAACTCTGCAATCAGGGAGATCCATCTTAACTTTGATGATTGTGCACACCAATATGAAACTGGTCTCCCTCTTG GAATAGCAGTGCTACTTGCTGCTGGTTTCTTTGGTTACATGCTGGCTTTACTCCAAAGGAGGGTGGGAGTAATGGTCTCAACCAAAACT GAATCTGTAACCCCTACAAAAGCAAGCATGCCTCCACATCAGATACCAGTTAAACCATCTATAAGACCCCCACTTATCCCTGCCAGAGATGAAGCAGAGAACACAGATGAAGGACTCTTCAGCTCAATTGGCAAGCTTTTATCAGGAACATGGTCATCAACAGCAGCAATCTTTGGTGCAGTGTTCCCAGTCTTCAGAAAGAAGCCAAAAGCTGTACAATATCAGCAGCAGCAGAGAGTGAATGCTTGGCCTGTGCCAGAGAGCTTTGTCATCCCCGATGATGAGATACCGCCACCACTGGAGACGAGAGCTCCCACACCTCACAAGACTTACGCATTCATGTCAAAGGAGCCAGAAAAGATCCACCACATCAGACATGCACCACCTTATTTTTCCGGGTGGGGCACAGaagcacagcagcagcagcaacaacaggtACATCAACGGCAGCACCTTCGACAGCACAGGCAGTACTCGTCGGGCCCTCAGACTTACTACGAGCAGAGCTGTGAAACAACCAATGAGATCGTGTTTGGAGCAGTTCAGGAGTCGGATAGCAAGCGGAGGTCAGTGGAGATCAAAGCTTTGAATTATGGGGATCCAATCTACGAGCAGTATGGCATGCGCAACCGAAGTAGTTACAGTGGTTATGGCAACTACTAG